One part of the Glycine max cultivar Williams 82 chromosome 14, Glycine_max_v4.0, whole genome shotgun sequence genome encodes these proteins:
- the LOC100819184 gene encoding 1-aminocyclopropane-1-carboxylate oxidase-like: protein MENFPVINLENINGEERKAILDQIEDACQNWGFFELVNHGIPLELLDTVERLTKEHYRKCMEKRFKEAVSSKGLEDEVKDMDWESTFFLRHLPTSNISEITDLSQEYRDAMKEFAQKLEKLAEELLDLLCENLGLEKGYLKNAFYGSRGPNFGTKVANYPACPKPELVKGLRAHTDAGGIILLLQDDKVSGLQLLKNGQWVDVPPMRHSIVVNLGDQIEVITNGRYKSVEHRVIAQTNGTRMSVASFYNPASDALIYPAPVLLEQKAEDTEQVYPKFVFEDYMKLYATLKFQPKEPRFEAMKAVGSF from the exons ATGGAGAACTTCCCTGTGATCAACTTGGAGAATATCAATGGTGAGGAGAGGAAGGCTATCTTGGACCAAATTGAAGATGCTTGCCAGAACTGGGGATTTTTTGAG TTGGTGAATCATGGAATACCCCTTGAACTTTTGGATACGGTGGAAAGGTTAACAAAAGAGCATTATAGGAAATGCATGGAGAAGAGGTTCAAGGAAGCAGTGTCAAGCAAAGGGTTAGAAGATGAAGTAAAGGACATGGATTGGGAGAGCACCTTCTTTTTGCGCCATCTCCCAACCTCCAACATCTCAGAAATCACTGATCTCAGCCAAGAGTACCG GGATGCAATGAAGGAATTTGCACAGAAATTGGAGAAACTAGCAGAGGAGTTGCTAGACCTGTTATGTGAAAATCTTGGATTAGAGAAAGGGTACTTGAAGAATGCATTTTATGGATCAAGGGGTCCAAATTTTGGGACAAAGGTAGCAAACTACCCTGCATGCCCAAAGCCAGAGTTGGTGAAGGGTCTTCGTGCACATACGGATGCGGGTGGGATTATCCTTCTCTTGCAAGATGACAAGGTCAGTGGCCTTCAGCTTCTCAAAAATGGCCAATGGGTGGATGTGCCTCCAATGCGCCATTCCATTGTTGTTAACCTTGGTGACCAAATTGAG GTCATCACCAATGGGAGATACAAGAGTGTGGAGCATCGTGTGATTGCCCAAACGAATGGGACCAGAATGTCCGTAGCCTCATTCTACAACCCTGCCAGTGATGCTCTTATCTACCCTGCACCAGTATTGTTGGAGCAAAAGGCAGAGGATACAGAACAAGTGTATCCAAAATTTGTATTTGAGGATTACATGAAGCTCTATGCTACACTCAAGTTCCAGCCTAAGGAGCCCAGATTTGAAGCCATGAAGGCTGTTGGCTCATTTTAG
- the LOC100820256 gene encoding 1-aminocyclopropane-1-carboxylate oxidase, translated as MENFPVINLENLNGEERKATLNQIEDACQNWGFFELVSHGIPLELLDTVERLTKEHYRKCMEKRFKEAVSSKGLEAEVKDMDWESTFFLRHLPTSNISEIPDLSQEYRDAMKEFAQKLEKLAEELLDLLCENLGLEKGYLKNAFYGSRGPNFGTKVANYPACPKPELVKGLRAHTDAGGIILLLQDDKVSGLQLLKNGQWVDVPPMRHSIVVNLGDQIEVITNGRYKSVEHRVIAQTNGTRMSVASFYNPASDALIYPAPVLLEQKAEDTEQVYPKFVFEDYMKLYATLKFQPKEPRFEAMKAIGSF; from the exons aTGGAGAACTTTCCCGTGATCAACTTGGAGAATCTCAACGGTGAGGAGAGGAAGGCTACCCTTAACCAGATTGAAGATGCTTGCCAGAACTGGGGATTTTTTGAG TTGGTGAGTCATGGAATACCCCTTGAACTATTGGATACTGTGGAAAGGTTAACAAAAGAGCATTATAGGAAATGCATGGAGAAGAGGTTCAAGGAGGCAGTGTCAAGCAAAGGGTTAGAAGCTGAAGTGAAGGACATGGATTGGGAAAGCACGTTCTTCTTGCGCCATCTCCCAACCTCCAACATCTCCGAAATCCCAGATCTCAGCCAAGAGTATag GGATGCAATGAAGGAATTTGCACAGAAATTGGAGAAACTAGCAGAGGAGTTGCTAGACCTGTTATGTGAAAATCTTGGATTAGAAAAAGGGTACTTGAAAAATGCATTTTATGGATCAAGAGGTCCAAATTTTGGGACAAAGGTAGCAAACTACCCTGCATGCCCAAAGCCAGAGTTGGTGAAGGGTCTTCGTGCACATACGGATGCGGGTGGGATTATCCTTCTCTTGCAAGATGACAAGGTCAGTGGCCTTCAGCTTCTCAAAAATGGCCAATGGGTGGATGTGCCTCCAATGCGCCATTCCATTGTTGTTAACCTTGGTGACCAAATTGAG GTCATTACCAATGGGAGATACAAGAGTGTGGAGCATCGTGTGATTGCCCAAACGAATGGGACCAGAATGTCCGTAGCCTCATTCTACAACCCTGCCAGTGATGCTCTTATCTACCCTGCACCAGTATTGTTGGAGCAAAAGGCAGAGGATACAGAACAAGTGTATCCAAAATTTGTATTTGAGGATTACATGAAGCTCTATGCTACACTCAAGTTCCAGCCTAAGGAGCCCAGATTCGAAGCCATGAAGGCCATTGGCTCATTTTAG